gggaacagtacTTTTTCTCCCACAAACTGGAAAACTGCAGTGGACctaatactgaaccctggggaagagCACTGTATTCCTCACTCCAGTCCGAAAATCGAtattgatcctagtactgaaccctggggaacagcagtgTATACctgactccagtctgaaaaaaacagCAGTGTTCCAAACTCTGAACTCTGGGGAGCAACaaggtatacctccctccagtctgaataaAAAACAGCAGGGTTCCTTGTACTGAACAATGGGTGTTAGCACTGTATACCACACCCCAGacagaaaaacagcagtgatcctagtactgaatacTGGGTAACAGCACTGCATACTTCCCTCTAATCAGAGAAAAACGGCACTGATCcttgtactgaaccctggggaacagcactgaataccccactccagtctgaaaaaaagccCAGCAGTGCTCCTAAGACTGTACCCTGGGGAACAACAATGTACAACTCCCTCCATTCTGGAAAAATAGAGCAGTGTTCctcgtactgaaccctggggaacagcactataTACCACACTCtagtcaaaaacagcagtggtccaagGACTGAAACCTGAGGAACAGCACTTTGTACCtattattgctttgaaataattgaattccgtgtttCCTGTCACaagtgagggaatctctcagtcagtccaacatctAACTTTTTATACAAGAGCAAAGTGCTGCagctgctgcaaatctgaaataaaaacagaaaatgctggaaatattcagcaggtctggcagcatctctggagagagaaaccgagctaATATTTCATTTAAGTGACCCTTAATCAGAACTGGGACAGATTAGATATGGAACAATTTTTAAACTAAACagcgaaaggagggagagggaggattaTGTTTAACAATTTCGGTAtcatccttttgttatttaatctctcctgccttccaccaatTCGTGGACCATCCCGGTTGTTCTTTCACTCTCAATCAttttaatacatcactggatacaggaacacatttgttaaactcaataagtcctcaatcgaactgttaactttgctccagcctgatgtataatttctctgtttatttcccttcctcacagttaacttgctgacgattgggatcctgtctcggggaaagtgcggtctctccaaatgtgtcagttgttacctggtggccatgtcagcggcggatctactggtcattatcctggacctgatattgaggcacattccgattgtttattgggaacagtttcagttcctgcggtCCATCTACGTGTGTAatttccacgccgtcctgctttatgcagccacagactgttctgtctggttcaccgtcactttcacctttgatcgatttgtggccatttgttgccagaagctgagaagtagatattgcagtgagaaaatggCGTCTGTGGTACTTGGAGCAGTGACTgttctgagctgtttaaagaacatcatctggtattttatgttaacaggtccaTATAGTCTGCTTAACACACCCTGGTTTTGTGATGCAACACTGGATGTTCTGCTCTCTcgggtctggggaacaatcgagttgctCCACCACATTCTAActccggggctcccatttgtgctgatcctgctgctcaatgctctcaccgtcagacacatttcagTGAGCAGcagagctcgcaggagactccgagaTCACAGCAGTGGGAAGAGTCGCagagatccagagatggagagtcgaaggaaatccatcattttactgttagctaTCTCGttgaatttcatcctgttatgggcagCGTTAATGGTGTATTCAATATGGTTCCGGATGTGGATTTTGGACGGTACGTTTGCTTATCCACATGTTTTCCTGCAGGAATTGggattcatgctgcagctcctgagttgctgcacaaacactacgatttatgctgtgacccaaactcggttcagagagcagttgaagaatgtgctgaaatatcccctaACTGCAATTGTTCAATTCATTGGATGATGAGAGAAACTGATTGACCATTTCCagcagccggggggggggggggggtgggggggggcagttgCTGTAGTGACGGGAGAGTCCGGCTGGGCCTGTCGTGATGGCGAAAGGCGGTGGCCAAACCTGTAGATCTGATGCCACAGTGATTGGGGCCTGGCTTGTTGCTGTGGTGACAAAGCAGCGCGGGGCCTATCACTATTGTGACAAAGCAGGACGGGCCTATCACTGTGGTGAACAAGAGGGGCGAGGCCTATCGCTATGGTGACAAAGCGGGGCGGGACCTATCACTGTGGTGACAGAGCAGCATGGGCCTATCACTGTGGTGAACAAGAGGGGCGGGGCCTATCGCGACGGTGACTGCTGCTGGTGGGGCCTGAGCCCATTCGCAAAGTTGAGTGTTCGCTATTTTGGTAGGGAGGTGAGTGTCGGGCCTCATTCACATGGGGACGGGCAGAGGGGGCGAGTGCGGTTCACCGTGGTTATCGGATATGGGGTTGGAGCCTGTTCCCATGGTGACACCACAATGGAAAGATCGCGGTGTCTGACCACTGGCGGCCCCGCCCACCACGATCAGCATCAGCAGCGGCCCCGCCCGCCGCCCTCAGCATTGGCAGcagccccacccaccaccctcagcataagcagcggccccacccaccaccctcagcatcggcagcggcccacccaccaccctcagtAGAAGCGGCAGCCACGCACAGCACGCTCAGCATCGGCAGCAGCCCCACCCTCCAACCTCAGCATAAGCAGCAGCCCCACCCACCAACCACAGTACCGGCAGCAGCCCCACCCACCACCCACAGCATCGGCAGCGGCCAAACCCTCCACCCTCAGCATAAGCAgcggccctgcccaccaccctcaccatcagcatcggccctgcccaccaccctcaccatctTCAACagccctgcccaccaccctcaccaacagcaacggccctgcccaccaccctcaccatcagcaacggccctgcccaccaccctcaccaagaGCAACGGcgctgcccaccaccctcaccaacagcaacggcgctgcccaccaccctcaccatcagcaacggccctgcccaccaccctcaccaacagcaacggccctgcccaccactctcaccatcagcaacggccctgcccaccaccctcaccaacagAAACGGGCCCCGCCCACTACCCTCATCAACAGCAACGGCCCcgcccactaccctcaccaacagAAACGGGCCCCGCCCACTACCCTCATCATcagcaacggccctgcccaccaccctcaccaacagAAAAGTGCCCCGCCCACTACCCTCATCAACAGCAAAGGCCCCGCCCACTACCCACACCAACAGCAACGGCCacgcccaccaccctcaccaacagcaacagccctgcccaccaccctcaccaacagcaacggCCACGCCCACCGCCCTCACCAAcagcaacggccctgcccaccaccctcagcatCAGCAGCGGCCCCGCACAGCACCCTCAGCAGAGTCAGCAGCGGCACCGCACTCCACCCTCAGCATGAGGAGCGGCGCCGCGAACCACCTgacgtgagccttacgtcagtggcagggaaactattagagaggattcttcgggacaggatttgctcccatttggaaaaaaacgaacttatttgcgagagacagcatggttttgtgaaggggaggtcgtgtcttactaatttgattgagttttctgaggaagtgacgaagattattgatgaaggaagggaattggatgttgtctatatggactttcgtaaagcctttgacaaggtccctcatggcagactggtacaaaaggtgaagtcacatgggatcagaggtgagctggcaagatggatacagaactggctcagaaggcagag
This window of the Heterodontus francisci isolate sHetFra1 unplaced genomic scaffold, sHetFra1.hap1 HAP1_SCAFFOLD_70_2, whole genome shotgun sequence genome carries:
- the LOC137362335 gene encoding atrophin-1-like, coding for MAKGGGQTCRSDATVIGAWLVAVYRQQPHPPPTASAAAKPSTLSISSGPAHHPHHQHRPCPPPSPSSTALPTTLTNSNGPAHHPHHQQRPCPPPSPRATALPTTLTNSNGAAHHPHHQQRPCPPPSPTATALPTTLTISNGPAHHPHQQKRAPPTTLINSNGPAHYPHQQKRAPPTTLIISNGPAHHPHQQKSAPPTTLINSKGPAHYPHQQQRPRPPPSPTATALPTTLTNSNGHAHRPHQQQRPCPPPSASAAAPHSTLSRVSSGTALHPQHEERRREPPDHQQRPSPTTSASAAAEPTNLKISNGPTHRTQHQQRPRPPPSASTAALHTTLIIGSGSARHPPHQQRPRPPQLASAAPPPTTLIISNPSPPTTLIITASTPTTLIIRSGPAHHPHHNSGAAQHPHHQQRPHPPPIASTAAPPTTLIINSGPAHHPHHNRVPAHHANHQQRPCPPPSPTATALPTTLTISNGPAHHPHQQKRAPPTTFINSNGPAHYPHQQQRPRPAPSPTVTALPTTLSFSSGPAQHPQQSQQRHCTPPSA